One Thermosipho atlanticus DSM 15807 DNA window includes the following coding sequences:
- a CDS encoding ATPase, whose translation MKNAESSFFKKIIYVIITVYVLVTVISLFTVKSKVFLICYSLGTFGAILYTYSLYRDIINMYNKKKRTTKGFYIRYLFSASLFLLGASLFEKKTLAVISVFLGLINVKLAAYIAGFLFGGDRREKKS comes from the coding sequence TTGAAAAACGCAGAAAGTAGTTTTTTTAAAAAAATTATATATGTTATAATCACTGTGTACGTTTTGGTAACTGTGATCTCTTTGTTTACAGTAAAAAGTAAAGTGTTTTTAATTTGTTACAGTTTGGGAACATTTGGGGCGATTTTGTACACGTATTCATTATACCGTGACATAATTAATATGTATAATAAGAAGAAAAGAACTACAAAGGGATTTTATATTAGATATCTTTTCTCGGCAAGTCTTTTTTTACTTGGAGCTTCTCTTTTTGAAAAGAAAACTTTAGCTGTTATTAGTGTATTTCTGGGGTTAATAAATGTAAAACTAGCAGCGTATATAGCAGGCTTTCTGTTCGGAGGTGACCGACGTGAAAAAAAGAGCTAA
- a CDS encoding AtpZ/AtpI family protein, which translates to MKKNNKDNIGKEIVKLNLVLVFGTTVLGNIIVGYFLGRIFDWLFKTEKLFVIIFLFFGAISGIYNGVKQLLKEVERIEKRRK; encoded by the coding sequence ATGAAGAAAAATAATAAAGATAACATAGGAAAAGAAATTGTAAAGTTAAATCTTGTTCTTGTATTTGGAACGACTGTACTAGGAAATATAATAGTAGGATATTTTTTGGGTAGGATATTTGATTGGCTGTTTAAAACAGAAAAGTTATTTGTAATAATATTTTTATTCTTTGGAGCAATTTCTGGAATATATAATGGAGTAAAACAACTTTTAAAGGAAGTTGAGAGGATTGAAAAACGCAGAAAGTAG
- a CDS encoding F0F1 ATP synthase subunit delta, producing MRYSIVAGKYVKALLIVAKKLQKIENYKVLLNILNMIYTNFSSFLNNPTEKIEKKMEFLEIIYKEVLSQTKEAQYDDIFKKFVEIVFENKRQKYIPQIALMYKYAAIEVENKIPVKVVSATKLSEEEEKVLIEFVRKYTEREPIFEKEIDEDLIAGIILEFAGKRLDISIKGRLEKIGREVFSLRKG from the coding sequence ATGAGGTATTCGATAGTAGCTGGGAAGTATGTAAAGGCACTTTTAATTGTAGCTAAAAAACTTCAAAAAATAGAAAATTATAAAGTGTTACTTAATATCTTAAATATGATATATACAAATTTTTCTAGTTTTTTAAATAATCCAACTGAGAAAATAGAAAAAAAGATGGAATTTTTAGAAATTATTTATAAAGAAGTATTAAGTCAAACCAAAGAAGCACAATACGATGATATTTTTAAAAAATTTGTGGAAATTGTTTTTGAGAATAAAAGACAAAAATATATTCCACAAATTGCTTTGATGTATAAATATGCTGCTATAGAAGTTGAAAACAAAATACCAGTAAAAGTTGTAAGTGCCACTAAATTGAGTGAGGAAGAAGAAAAAGTTTTAATTGAATTTGTAAGAAAGTATACGGAAAGAGAACCGATATTTGAGAAAGAGATTGATGAAGATTTAATTGCTGGAATAATTTTAGAGTTTGCTGGAAAAAGATTGGATATAAGTATAAAAGGAAGACTTGAAAAAATTGGTAGAGAAGTTTTTTCCTTAAGGAAGGGGTGA
- the atpB gene encoding F0F1 ATP synthase subunit A, with protein sequence MKKRAKKGLIIFLAIYFAIGIVNAIYFVPKDTKEVTQGIASRWIVQISEKSAWYTRLNPLTIIMSWAIIIGLIIFAVKVGKNFKIIPDRKQSFTESILDFMYEIVESVIDDPRFVKPTFIISTTLFIYIAVSNILGGAVPGINVSLSAGSVKFTLFSDTFFAPTADLNTNLTYAIMVFFISHAFAIKVKGIKGWLKSWFEPNPIMFPMNVIGELAKPLSHSLRLFGNIGGGAILTFILSYMVKYLFLPVVFWGFFGLFVGLIQALVFSMLAVAYISIQIS encoded by the coding sequence GTGAAAAAAAGAGCTAAAAAAGGTTTGATAATTTTTTTAGCTATTTATTTTGCTATAGGAATAGTTAATGCAATTTACTTTGTCCCAAAAGATACGAAAGAGGTTACCCAAGGGATTGCAAGTAGATGGATTGTGCAAATTTCAGAAAAAAGTGCTTGGTACACTAGATTGAATCCGTTGACAATAATTATGAGCTGGGCAATAATAATAGGTTTAATTATCTTTGCTGTTAAAGTGGGGAAAAACTTTAAGATAATTCCTGATAGAAAGCAATCTTTTACAGAATCTATACTTGATTTTATGTATGAAATAGTAGAAAGTGTTATTGACGATCCACGCTTTGTTAAGCCTACCTTTATTATTTCAACCACTTTGTTTATCTACATTGCTGTTTCAAATATTTTAGGTGGAGCTGTCCCAGGAATAAATGTTTCACTTTCAGCAGGAAGCGTGAAATTTACTTTATTTTCTGATACATTTTTTGCTCCCACTGCAGATTTAAATACCAATTTGACATATGCTATCATGGTGTTTTTTATAAGTCATGCTTTTGCTATTAAAGTTAAAGGAATAAAGGGTTGGTTAAAGTCATGGTTTGAACCGAATCCTATAATGTTTCCTATGAACGTTATTGGAGAACTTGCAAAACCACTTTCGCATTCGTTGAGGCTTTTTGGAAATATTGGTGGTGGAGCAATTTTGACTTTTATTCTTTCATATATGGTAAAATACCTATTCTTGCCAGTAGTTTTCTGGGGATTTTTTGGGTTATTTGTTGGTTTAATTCAAGCTTTGGTGTTCTCAATGTTAGCAGTTGCATACATATCAATACAAATATCATAA
- a CDS encoding F0F1 ATP synthase subunit C, which yields MDNSLSEALIVVGKAIGAGLAMGLGAIGPGIGEGNIGAHAMDAMARQPELIGTITTRMLIADAVAESTGIYSLLIAFLILLSL from the coding sequence ATGGATAACAGTTTATCAGAAGCTCTCATAGTTGTAGGTAAAGCAATTGGTGCAGGTTTAGCAATGGGATTGGGTGCTATCGGTCCTGGTATAGGTGAAGGTAACATTGGTGCACATGCAATGGATGCCATGGCAAGGCAACCGGAGTTAATTGGAACGATCACAACACGTATGCTTATTGCAGACGCTGTTGCAGAATCAACTGGTATATATTCACTTCTTATTGCTTTCTTAATCTTACTTTCATTATAA
- the atpA gene encoding F0F1 ATP synthase subunit alpha: protein MRINPGELVKVLETKIENFKEDMNLEDVGTVIQVGDGIARAYGLNNVMTNEMIEFVETGTIGIAFNLEEDNVGIIILGDYRNIKEGHTVKRLKRIMQVPVGESLLGRVVNPLGEPVDGLGPIETSEYRDVEVKAPGVIYRKPVDTPLQTGIKLIDALIPIGRGQRELIIGDRQTGKTAIVIDTIINQKGKGVYCIYVAIGQKASAVARIVDKLKQHGAMEYTTVVVASAADNAALQYIAPYAGCAMGEYFMYNGKDALVIYDDLSKHAVAYRQLSLLMRRPPGREAYPGDVFYLHSRLLERAARLDEKYGGGSLTALPIIETQANDISAYIPTNVISITDGQIYLEPSLFYAGQRPAVNIGLSVSRVGGAAQVKAMKQVAGSLKLDLAQYQELETFAQFATELDSATQAQIIRGQRLMELMKQEQYSPLEVEEQVVVLFAGINGYLDDIPVEMVQTFEKRFLQFIHENKQEILNKIKEEKVLTEEIENELRKAIEEFRSDFLKFLGK, encoded by the coding sequence TTGAGAATAAATCCCGGAGAACTTGTAAAAGTTCTGGAAACTAAGATAGAGAATTTTAAAGAGGATATGAATTTGGAAGACGTTGGGACTGTTATTCAAGTTGGAGATGGAATTGCAAGAGCGTACGGTTTAAATAATGTAATGACTAATGAAATGATAGAATTTGTTGAAACTGGAACGATAGGTATAGCATTCAATCTTGAAGAAGATAATGTAGGTATCATCATTTTAGGCGACTACAGAAATATAAAAGAAGGTCATACTGTAAAAAGACTGAAAAGAATTATGCAAGTACCAGTTGGTGAAAGTCTCCTTGGAAGGGTTGTTAATCCTCTTGGAGAACCTGTTGATGGTTTAGGTCCAATTGAAACAAGTGAGTATAGAGATGTGGAAGTAAAAGCACCTGGTGTTATTTATAGAAAACCGGTTGATACTCCTTTACAGACTGGTATCAAGTTGATAGATGCTCTTATTCCCATTGGTAGAGGTCAAAGAGAATTGATAATTGGAGATAGACAAACGGGTAAAACTGCTATTGTAATAGATACGATTATTAACCAAAAAGGAAAGGGAGTTTATTGTATCTATGTTGCAATTGGACAAAAAGCATCTGCGGTAGCAAGAATAGTTGATAAGCTAAAACAGCACGGAGCAATGGAATATACTACCGTTGTTGTTGCAAGTGCTGCTGATAATGCAGCTTTACAATACATAGCACCATATGCAGGTTGTGCAATGGGAGAATATTTTATGTATAATGGAAAAGATGCGCTTGTAATCTACGATGATTTGTCAAAGCATGCAGTTGCTTACAGACAACTGTCACTTCTTATGAGAAGGCCTCCAGGAAGAGAAGCTTATCCGGGTGATGTATTTTATCTTCATTCAAGACTTCTTGAAAGAGCTGCCAGACTTGATGAAAAATACGGTGGTGGTTCTTTAACTGCATTACCAATTATTGAAACTCAAGCAAATGATATATCGGCATATATTCCTACAAATGTTATTTCTATTACAGATGGACAGATATACCTTGAACCATCACTATTCTATGCTGGTCAAAGACCAGCGGTTAATATTGGTTTGTCAGTTTCACGTGTTGGTGGTGCAGCACAGGTTAAAGCTATGAAACAAGTAGCTGGTTCCTTGAAACTTGATCTTGCACAATATCAAGAACTTGAAACATTTGCTCAATTTGCAACAGAGCTTGATTCTGCTACGCAAGCTCAAATTATCAGAGGACAAAGACTTATGGAATTAATGAAACAAGAACAGTATTCGCCTCTTGAAGTTGAAGAACAAGTTGTGGTTTTATTTGCCGGTATAAATGGATATCTTGATGATATTCCTGTGGAAATGGTGCAAACATTTGAGAAAAGATTTTTACAATTTATACATGAAAATAAACAGGAGATTTTAAATAAAATAAAAGAAGAAAAAGTTTTAACTGAGGAAATTGAAAATGAACTTAGGAAAGCTATTGAAGAATTTAGAAGCGATTTTCTCAAGTTTCTTGGGAAGTGA
- a CDS encoding DegV family protein — MIAFVVDSSFDMPVNVKLKYPIYYAPLRVYIDGKEYVDKVSMTIDQFYDMLEIAKDFSTSLPNPKEFEDLINRLYKEYDHIYVLSISSKLSGTYNMFKAVCEPLADKVTVLDLKAASFESYAIYRGIVHFLEKGKQITQELVNEIKKNTRIFFGVMTLDFLEKGGRIGKAKALLGRVLRIKPILTVNEEGEVESVGMARKLTSLSEKIIEKAEEFIKERGLKDPYLMVGYGSKKFIKYVDDIKKHFGIKDVVAQISAAVGVHTGPELFGLVVSKY, encoded by the coding sequence ATGATTGCATTTGTGGTTGATTCATCTTTTGATATGCCCGTTAATGTCAAGCTAAAATACCCAATATATTATGCGCCATTAAGAGTATATATAGATGGAAAAGAGTATGTAGATAAAGTGAGTATGACAATAGATCAATTTTATGATATGCTGGAAATCGCAAAAGATTTTTCTACTTCTCTTCCAAATCCTAAAGAATTTGAAGATTTAATAAATAGACTGTACAAAGAATACGATCATATATATGTATTATCAATATCAAGCAAACTCAGTGGTACATATAACATGTTTAAAGCTGTTTGTGAACCTCTAGCTGATAAAGTAACGGTTTTAGATTTAAAAGCAGCTAGCTTTGAATCATATGCAATATATAGGGGAATTGTTCATTTTTTGGAAAAAGGCAAACAAATTACTCAGGAATTAGTAAATGAAATAAAGAAAAATACCAGGATCTTTTTTGGAGTAATGACTTTGGACTTTTTAGAAAAAGGTGGAAGAATAGGGAAAGCAAAAGCATTACTTGGAAGAGTATTAAGAATAAAACCTATTTTGACAGTAAATGAAGAGGGTGAAGTTGAATCTGTAGGGATGGCTAGAAAACTTACGTCTTTGTCAGAAAAAATAATTGAAAAGGCTGAAGAGTTTATAAAGGAAAGAGGATTAAAGGATCCGTACTTAATGGTTGGATATGGTAGCAAAAAGTTTATAAAGTACGTAGATGATATTAAAAAACATTTTGGTATAAAAGATGTAGTAGCACAAATAAGTGCCGCTGTAGGGGTGCATACTGGTCCTGAACTTTTCGGACTTGTTGTTAGCAAGTACTAA
- a CDS encoding F0F1 ATP synthase subunit epsilon, producing MILKIFSPDGLIFEKEVKIVTFRTVEGEMGILDKRAPMIGKLKVDKLIAKDENNEYKYMIDDGFVHCDGKNVIIVTKGVKIPKDMDPHIYMGG from the coding sequence TTGATTTTGAAAATTTTTTCTCCTGATGGTCTAATATTTGAAAAAGAAGTAAAAATAGTAACTTTTAGAACTGTTGAAGGCGAAATGGGAATTTTGGATAAGAGAGCTCCTATGATCGGAAAATTAAAAGTTGATAAACTTATAGCTAAAGATGAAAATAATGAATACAAATATATGATAGATGACGGCTTTGTACATTGTGATGGTAAAAATGTTATAATAGTTACTAAGGGGGTTAAAATTCCTAAGGATATGGATCCACATATTTATATGGGGGGATGA
- the atpD gene encoding F0F1 ATP synthase subunit beta has protein sequence MSKKSKGKIIRVIGPVVDVQFEEGELPDIYDALIVINPQTGKELVLEVEQLIGDNAVRTVALDTTDGLMRGLEVENTGEPIKVPVGKGVLGRMFNVIGEPIDDRGEVKTDVEFWPIHRNPPSITEQSTSVEILETGIKVIDLLAPFPKGGKIGFFGGAGVGKTVLVMELIRNIAIEHHGFSMFAGVGERTREGNELYLEMQEADVLDNTVLVFGQMNEPPGARFRVALSALTIAEYFRDVEGKDVLLFIDNIFRFVQAGSEVSALLGRMPSAVGYQPTLATDMGELQERITSTKNGSITSVQAIYVPADDITDPAPATTFTHLDATVVLSRRRAALGLYPAVDPLDSTSKILDPNIVGEEHYRVARGVQEILQRYKDLQDIIAILGMEELSEEDKIIVQRARKIERFLSQPVHVAEKFSNIPGKYVPISETVRGFKEILEGKYDDLPEMAFYMVGTIDEAVEKANKLKK, from the coding sequence GTGTCAAAAAAGTCAAAAGGAAAAATAATAAGAGTTATAGGTCCAGTAGTTGATGTACAATTCGAAGAAGGAGAATTACCAGATATATATGATGCTTTGATTGTAATAAATCCTCAAACTGGAAAAGAACTTGTTTTGGAAGTCGAGCAGCTTATTGGTGATAATGCCGTTAGAACAGTTGCTCTTGATACAACTGATGGTCTAATGAGAGGTCTTGAAGTAGAAAATACAGGAGAACCTATAAAGGTACCAGTTGGAAAAGGTGTTTTAGGTAGGATGTTTAATGTTATAGGTGAACCCATTGATGACCGAGGCGAAGTAAAAACCGACGTAGAATTTTGGCCAATTCACAGAAATCCACCTTCAATTACTGAACAATCAACTTCAGTTGAAATTCTTGAAACAGGTATAAAAGTCATCGACCTTCTAGCTCCATTTCCCAAAGGAGGAAAAATAGGCTTTTTTGGGGGAGCAGGTGTTGGAAAAACTGTTCTAGTTATGGAACTTATTAGAAATATTGCAATTGAACACCATGGTTTTTCAATGTTTGCAGGAGTTGGAGAAAGAACCAGGGAAGGAAATGAACTTTATCTTGAAATGCAAGAAGCTGACGTTTTAGATAATACTGTCCTTGTTTTCGGGCAAATGAACGAACCACCAGGAGCAAGATTTAGAGTTGCTTTATCTGCTCTTACAATTGCTGAATATTTCAGGGATGTTGAAGGAAAAGATGTGCTTTTATTTATTGATAATATATTCCGATTTGTTCAAGCTGGTAGTGAAGTTTCTGCTTTGCTTGGTCGTATGCCTTCAGCTGTTGGTTATCAACCAACTTTAGCAACAGATATGGGTGAACTTCAAGAAAGAATTACATCAACGAAAAATGGTTCTATTACTTCAGTTCAAGCAATTTATGTTCCTGCTGATGACATTACTGACCCTGCTCCAGCGACTACATTTACTCATCTTGATGCAACTGTGGTTCTTTCCAGAAGGAGAGCAGCTCTTGGTCTATATCCAGCAGTCGATCCTCTCGATTCAACATCAAAAATTCTTGATCCAAATATTGTTGGTGAGGAGCACTACAGAGTTGCTAGAGGAGTGCAAGAAATACTTCAAAGATATAAAGATTTGCAAGATATAATTGCTATACTTGGTATGGAAGAATTGTCAGAGGAAGATAAAATAATAGTTCAAAGAGCGCGAAAAATTGAAAGATTCTTAAGTCAACCAGTTCATGTTGCGGAAAAATTTAGTAATATACCCGGAAAGTACGTTCCAATTAGTGAAACAGTAAGAGGATTTAAAGAGATACTTGAAGGAAAATATGATGATCTTCCAGAAATGGCGTTTTATATGGTCGGAACTATTGATGAGGCAGTTGAAAAGGCTAACAAACTGAAGAAATAA
- the atpG gene encoding ATP synthase F1 subunit gamma yields MSRGKLLQIKRRVQSTESLKKITKAMEMVATARVKKIEKKLQNVREFLRETKRLIENVELEGNHPFLTGQGKKALVVLSTDMGLCGAFPAEIARFALYVIEKENIDYVYSVGTKTTPYFRKNEKTKRIYERVYDVPTFDFANTVMLDLLNDNVGSVYIVYGHFKNRLMQKPEVIKVTPLEKKSLKESRYEYEPNVEELTASLLQFYVSASIYSLAYETKVSELYARQNAMRNATENAEEVIRDLTLELNKERQASITQELIEIVSGAQALQEE; encoded by the coding sequence ATGAGCAGAGGAAAACTTTTACAGATCAAAAGAAGAGTCCAATCTACGGAATCTTTGAAAAAGATTACAAAAGCTATGGAAATGGTTGCAACAGCAAGAGTAAAAAAGATCGAGAAAAAACTGCAAAATGTTAGAGAATTTTTGAGAGAAACAAAAAGGTTGATTGAGAATGTTGAACTAGAAGGAAATCATCCTTTTTTGACGGGGCAAGGTAAAAAAGCTTTAGTAGTTTTGTCAACTGATATGGGTCTTTGTGGAGCTTTTCCTGCTGAAATTGCAAGATTTGCTTTGTATGTGATCGAAAAAGAAAACATTGATTATGTTTATTCAGTTGGGACAAAAACAACACCTTACTTTAGAAAAAATGAAAAAACAAAGAGAATATATGAGAGAGTTTATGATGTTCCAACTTTTGATTTTGCTAATACAGTAATGTTGGATTTATTGAATGATAATGTAGGAAGCGTTTATATAGTATACGGTCATTTTAAGAACAGATTAATGCAAAAACCTGAGGTAATAAAGGTGACACCTTTAGAGAAGAAGAGTTTAAAAGAGTCAAGATATGAATATGAACCAAATGTAGAAGAACTCACGGCATCGTTGTTACAATTTTATGTTTCAGCTAGTATCTATTCATTGGCTTACGAAACAAAAGTTAGTGAATTATATGCAAGACAAAATGCAATGAGAAATGCAACAGAAAATGCCGAAGAGGTCATAAGGGATTTGACTTTAGAGTTAAATAAAGAAAGACAAGCATCAATTACCCAAGAACTTATTGAAATAGTTTCTGGTGCTCAAGCGTTACAGGAGGAATAA
- the hpf gene encoding ribosome hibernation-promoting factor, HPF/YfiA family — translation MDYRISVKGFDFTNAMKNYLEKRLEKIDRFLEDNAHIEIKFEKDAVNFVGKFMIHYLGKDIIVTESDTDIYVVIDKLSDSFEKKLKREKDYVRPSHKANVKGLGETFADEMPEEELNEKIVAVKRVNLMITSIDEAIAQMEIMKHEFFVFRNMDTNEINMLIKGRDGKLVLYEFEE, via the coding sequence ATGGATTACAGAATTTCGGTAAAAGGTTTTGATTTTACAAATGCTATGAAAAACTATCTTGAGAAGAGGTTGGAAAAAATTGACAGATTTTTGGAAGATAATGCCCATATAGAAATTAAATTTGAAAAAGATGCTGTGAACTTCGTTGGAAAATTTATGATCCATTATCTTGGAAAAGATATAATAGTGACAGAATCTGATACAGATATTTATGTTGTTATTGATAAATTGTCAGATTCATTTGAAAAAAAATTGAAAAGAGAGAAAGATTATGTAAGACCTAGTCATAAAGCAAATGTTAAAGGATTGGGAGAAACTTTTGCTGATGAAATGCCTGAAGAAGAGTTAAATGAAAAAATAGTAGCTGTAAAAAGAGTGAATTTAATGATTACAAGTATTGACGAGGCTATAGCTCAGATGGAAATTATGAAACATGAATTTTTTGTTTTTAGAAATATGGATACCAATGAGATTAACATGTTGATAAAAGGGAGAGACGGAAAATTAGTTTTGTATGAGTTTGAAGAATAA
- the atpF gene encoding F0F1 ATP synthase subunit B translates to MEMFEINLTSVVQLMSFLLLLYVLKKFLYDKYFEVTEARKEKIEGEIKKAESLRKEAEMLKEQSAKELQEIRDKSDEIIKKAKEEAERIIMEARKRAEDEASKILVSAREQIERERSEMLSEVEQKVGEIAIVLAMKILKGTLDEKAKKEYLMKVLKGSEK, encoded by the coding sequence ATGGAAATGTTTGAAATTAATTTAACATCAGTTGTTCAACTGATGAGTTTTTTACTGCTTTTGTATGTGTTGAAAAAATTCTTGTATGATAAATATTTTGAGGTTACTGAAGCTAGAAAAGAAAAAATTGAAGGAGAAATAAAAAAAGCTGAAAGTTTAAGAAAAGAAGCAGAAATGCTAAAAGAGCAATCAGCGAAAGAGTTACAGGAAATAAGGGATAAATCTGACGAGATAATAAAAAAGGCTAAGGAAGAAGCTGAGAGAATAATCATGGAAGCTAGAAAACGAGCAGAAGATGAAGCAAGTAAAATATTGGTTTCTGCAAGAGAACAAATCGAACGTGAAAGGTCGGAAATGCTTTCTGAAGTTGAGCAAAAGGTTGGAGAGATAGCAATTGTATTAGCGATGAAGATTTTGAAAGGGACCCTTGATGAAAAAGCAAAAAAAGAATATTTAATGAAAGTTTTAAAGGGGTCTGAAAAATGA